GGCCGGCTGCAGCCAGTTGCCGAGCTTCAGCGAATTGCGGCGCCTCTTCTCCATCTcgttcctcttctccttcctgttcctcctctccttcctgttcctcctctccttcttgttcctcttcgGCTTCATTTTGGAGGATGGTGTCTAAATATTCTTCAGTTCTTATATTGCCGAGCATATTAGGTGGAATAACAGTGGATGCTAGGCCTaccttgggttcgatcccgaacaTGACTTTAAACGAACTTGTTTTTATGGTTTCATGTTCCGAAATGTTTATTTGCCACTGGACAAAGTGGACCCCAACGCTCCACCTGCTGGACTTGTTTTTGTGCATccaaatttttaatttgtcttgaATGACTCCATTCAATCTTTCAACTGCACCTTGGCTTTGTGGGTGGCGCGGCCGACCAGTGACGAGCTTAAGTTCAGGCCAGAGCATAGACAACTCTGATATAACGGCATTCACAAACTCTCTCCCGTTATCCGAGTGCAGGATAAGGGGTGCGccaaatgtcaaaaatattgggAGAAGCGTGTTAGCAACCTCCTCAGCTCGTTTTGATGTAAGGGGCCGCAGCACACAAAACTTGCTGAAATGGTTGATGAAGgtcagaatatatttaaattccCCATCAGGTAATGTTTGAAAATTGATCAAGTCAATTTGGCATCGAGAAAAAATAGTCTCGCTTCTAACAGGCTTCACCACCAGACCTTTATGTACTCTgcgttttttcttctcttgacaCTCAATGCAAAAACTTATGAACATCTGGCAGCACTGCATAGTCAAATTAGCCCACTTCTTTTGTCcttctttgaaagttttcttttcaccGCCATGACCCACAGCTGAATGCGCGACCGAAATGGCCTGATGAACTTCCTCAAAGCACACTATAAACTTAAATTCAGTTTCCAATCCTTTACGCTTCTGAATAAGTCGGTCATCGTCACCAACTGAGAATTTCgaatctttttttcatattatagtCATCGCTGGTTTTAGgcccttccttttcaattttaagCAGCTGAGCTATCCACTGTGCACGTTTCTCTTTACGAGGAATGACCACATTGTCATTCTTAGACTGTAATAAGTTGTCCAACTTCTGCTCAAACTGCTCTTTAAAGTCCGACATGCCACTTGTGAGTTGGTACGACAGACCTCTGCAGTAGCAGGGAAGATGAGGTGGGCGAGACGGTAGTTGCTACTGAGCTGGTAGATCTGGTTTAACTGCCCTCCTCCTTGCCCAACTGCACGATTTCAGCTCGTAAACAAGAAGTGTTTCATATTAGTCTTAGTCTGAGAATTTCGAATCTTCTGCTCAAACTGTTCTTTAAAGTCCGACATGccactggaacaaaaaaaaatctgttaacatTTGGCAAAATACTGTTGCAAAATCATGTTAACATTTGGCAAAATGTCCTtgcaaaaagtagaaaaactgCCAAATGTGTACATTTTGCAATCAATTTTGCCTATTGTGCACAATCGGCACCAAGCGCTGCAAATTGTACACAATAGGCAAAATTAATTGCAAAATGTACACATTTGGCAATTATCCACATTTtgcgtaacatatatatgtatatatattatatgtattagtGTGTGTTCTATCTTTGTATACGTacagcaatatactgtatatatatatatatatatatatatatatatatatatatatatatatatatatatatatatatatatatatatatatatatatatatatatatatatatatatattatatatatatatatatatatatatatatatatatatatatactgtataaaacacaGAAACCTTTACTGCTACCCCGTGTTTAATCTAACACCAAAATGCCCTCGTGATAACAGGCCACTTAAGCCAGCGTCAAAAGTGTGGAAAGGACTGTCATCCCCAGCGTAGCCATTATGCAGATATTCACTGTTGACTTACATTTGCATAAACATAATTAACTGCTGGGAGACTCGCCCGGATTTGTTGGGGATTCTGTGGATGAATGAACGCAAGGGGGAACGGATAAGGGCGTGTCTTTATGGCCAAGGAACGCGACTCAATAACGTCCGGAATGGTGAACGAAGGCTTTAcctgtgtttgtttttatatgtgaTTTGACGACAGTGTTTTTTGTAACCTGaacctttttttatgaaatttggtttATTGACTATTCTTAAGAGTCACCTGAGTTTCTGTGCTGAAGTTTTATGAAGGGTTGTTTGCTGAAGTTTTGTGTTTATGCAGTAATTCTTAAATCTTTTTAATACTGAAGTTTTTCCAAAGTTATTATTTAAGTTTCATCACgtaattataatgaatataagtttcATCACGTAATTATAGTGAATATTACACTGTTTTCATCCGGACTTTTAATGCATGTTTCCTAATGTGAATTTTGCAGACACTTTACATCGTAGTTTTACAAAAAGATTTGTAAGAAATTTTACAAACTTATCGAGCCACATGTTTGCGCTAATTTCTATACTAACACTTCTGTTCTTAGCTAtgctcgtttcttcggcgcaatcgagttttctgtatagctgctacagcgtataatcagataaaggccaccgaaaatagatctatctttcggtagcctcggtataatgctgtatgagccgtggcccatgaaactttaaccacagcccggtggtggcctgtcctatatcgttgtcagaagcacgattatggctaactttaaccttagctaaaataaaactactgaggctagagggctgcaatttggtatttttgatgattggagggtggatgatcaacatatcaatttgcagccctctagcctcagtagtttttaagatctgagggcggacagaataaagtgcggacggacagacaaagccggcacagcagttttcttttacagaaaactaaaagggaaataagaagaaaaaaatatttgtttctagCGTGCTCTCCCTCAACCGAAAAAAAAGGTTGTCAGTCtgaataaaggatgaaaataaacgTTTTAGCACTCTGCCCCTTCAAACGCAATAGGAAATATTCATGTTGCCTTTGAGAAGGCAAAGAAAATGTTTCGTTTGAGCACCCACTGCTTCTTCAACCTTGAAATCAAACCTTATTTTGCATTCTGTTCTCTGAACCTTAATAGAAACGCCTGTCTCTTTGGAAacggaaagaaataaattcagtttttgtCCTTAAGGTAAAACGTTTTTGCCAGTGTGAAGAAAGCaagctaaatatttattttacccgTCTGGTAGCTCTCTGCTCCTAAAAACTTCATATGAGGCGTTTGCTTCACTGcagtggaaaggaaaataaaacattcttttaacCCTCTGGTTGTATCACTActgaagaaattgagaaaactTTTGCATGTAGCCCCCTCCTCCATCAACATGAAACTAAAACATTTGCATCGCTGTGGAACAGGGAAGAAAATGTTCGTTTTTAGCCCCCCTCTTCCTCCAACCTTAAAATGAAACTTTATGTCACTGTGAAAAAGGGTCGGGGGGCGGGAAGTATTCGTTTTAGTTTCTCTCTTGCTTTGAGGTTAACGTGAAACGTTTTGAACACTACGGAAAAGGCCAGAGGGACGTTTGTTTTTGCCGCCCTTCCATCGTCCATCACTTGCTTCAGAAATATTAGtaagagggtttttttttccaGTCGAAAAAATGATCTCAAAGTTTGTCGAAAGCTACcaactcaaaacacacacacacacacacacacacacatatatatatatatatatatatatatatatatatatatatatatatatatatatatatatatgtgtgtgtatgttgtatgtgtgtatatatatatatatatatatatatatatatatatatatatatatatatatatatatatatatatagatagatagatagatagatacatagatacatagatagatagttgTCATCTTTCCTCGAAAATAAATCAGTAGAATATTTTACTAACGTCCTTTTCCACCATCTCCCCCACCCAAACCTTCTAAAAAATctatcggaaaaaaaaaaaaaatgttctgtacTTCCTCATGCATCACTTCCATTCACCAAAAAGaggtaaaagtaatattttttcttaaagaaaagctTTGTTTTCGTCCACCATCGTCTTAAAATTCAAGTCTTCAATCCAATAATTCCTACaaagaaattagaaattttttgaaaaggttgaaaagttcacattcttctctctctctctctctctctctctctctctctctctctctctctctctctctctcaaaaagaaaaatgacttcaTGTAATAGATAAGGAAATGAATCCTTTTAAACTCCCTTCTTTTTGGCCCAAAAAACGCAAAGTAAAAATCTCGCTAAAACGTCCATCTTCAGGTTCTTCTTCCCATTCCAAACCCCATCTTGCAAAATacgcaaagaaaagaaagagcgtccctttcaaaaatatatttttaaaaacgtgAAAGTTTTGAGCTTCCTTTTTTGCCCCTTTCAAAGCGCAAGAAAAGTAGGAATTTTATTGACAATAATGAaagaagttattttcatttcccttcctctcccacccCGCcccatcccccccctctctctcttcctattcctttcttcctcctcctcctcccctcctatacttcctcttcctcctcctcttcctcttcctccttttctcttatacctcctcctcctgtctttcacttcctccacctcctcccctctcctccttttctcctatatctcttcctcctcctcctcctcctcctttctcctatACCtccgactcctcctcctccttttctcctcctctcctacatttcctcctcctcctctcttccctcctctcctcctccttttctcttatacctcctcctcctcccttccctcctcctcctcctcctacacttCTCGACCTCCTCCTCTACTacactttttcctcctccttttctcctcctttcctacacttcctcctcctcctctcctacactttctcctcctcctcctcctcctcctcctcctcctcctgagccACCGCACGGAAGAGCGAGATAAACTCTCAACAATGCAGTCGTAGCattttcccgaaaaaaaaaagtgcaacagTTGTCGATTGCATTTCCCCTCCGTCAGCCTTTTGTGCGAGTTGCATCAATCAGCAATAGCGTCGGCTCCTTTGATGCTAATCTTGACTTTTTCGGGGTCCCGGCAAGGGAAGGCGCAGACTGGTTGGGTGCTTGAGGCAGGCGCCCGGTCGcgagagaaggagggaggaatCGAAAAGAATATTTGCCTTTTTTCGGTCTGGGTGTCTATTTTTGGTTCTGTTGATCGCGAGGggatttttcatctttgattCGGCATTTAAAGGGCGATTGTGGCAGTGACAGTTGTCAATCCCAAGTTGGGGAAATGGAGTTTTGCTGAGTATATGTCCTTTTGACATTTTACCTGCacagaattaaaatatgaaataagtttATTTCATGTGTGAATGTAATGAATCacagagtatgtgtgtgtgtgtttatgtatatatatgtgtatattaagtATGTCTTGATATGTATTAGTTATTTTCTGAGGAGTAATATATTCAtgcataaatttactttattttgttttttctgcatGCAAAATGCTGTTGTATGTACACTAGttcgttttattgatatttttaatacGTTACCATATTTATTCCTTACAAGATCACATAGTAAATAAATCTACCATAATCCAGCTGAGCGCATGTACCAATTTCTCCCAGGTTATCGTTTCTAAAAAGTCACTTAATAATCTTTAGCtgagccaataataataatattaatacttataataatacATTTCGTGAAAGGCATGTCAGTTtgattttcaaaacattattcCTTTTGGTCAAAGCATACCTTTCTGCTTTTGAGGAACTTGTAGTTCAAAAGTTacaatgacattaattttttgagGGAGGTTTGCTTTTGATATTCATTGAAATAAGGAGTtattaagtataaaatatttatatgcagtTATTTGGCATACTAAAGAGAAATCATGAGCTTTAATAGaactatatataaagtataaagttTTCGAATTATCAACATAGATAAAACAGTACCAGGTTTTATCGTgctcagctaataataataataataataataataatatctcggaagaagaaCCTGTTTTAAACAAACTTCAATGAATAGACGGCCatgatttcaataataataataataataataataataaatatgctttaTAATTAATAATGCAGTATCTTTATccgcaaaataataaaaagaaaatgcaatctATTTAAAAGAGTAAACGATTACtgtacatagaaataatcaaacaGTCATTAAGTGCCTGACCAATCTTTATCAACTTGCGGtctgaaaatcaaatgaaactcaATTAGCTTATTGAAGCAATCATGAATTTTTAATCCTTGTAATTCTCGGCCAGAACGGATTAAAGggttttgtgtgtctgtgtgatttAATTAATGTGGATATAATTgatctgtactttttttttggctgattGTTAGAGGTCTCAATAAAACCTAATTCTGTTCACAGttacatttatcattttgttgatttttttttttttttgaactgaggatttacagaggttttcattgagtctatttaaggaattttattgACTTTGCATTTGTGCATCACTTCTCTGCATTAGTGTTAATAAGAGTGAATGATTTGTATTAGTGTTAATAGGAGTGAATGATTAGCATTTGTGTTAATAAGAGTGAATGATCTGTATTAGTGTTAGTAAGAGTGAATTACTTGTATTGTTGTTAATAATACTGAATGATTTGTATTAGTGTTAGTAAGAGTGAATGGTCCGTATTAGTGGTAATAAGGGTGAATGATGTGTATTAGTACTAATAAGAGTAAATGATCTGTATTAGTGTTAATAAGAGTGAATGATATATATTAGTGCTAATAAGAGTACGTGATCTGTATTAGTGTTAAAAAGAGTGAATGATTTGTATTAGTGTTGATAGGAGTGAATGATTTGTATCATTGCTAATAAAAGTGAATGATCTGTACTAGTGTTAATAAGGGTGAATGATTTGTGTTAATAAGAGTGAACGCTTTGCATTAGTGTCACAAAGATTGAATGATTTGTATTAGTGTAAATAAGCGTGAATCATTTGTATTGGTGTTAATAAGAGGGAATGATTTTTATTAGTGTTAGTAAGAGTGAATGATTTATATCGGTGTTAATAAgagtaaatgattttttattagtGTTAGTAAGAGTGAATGATTTGTATTAGTGTTAGTAAGAGTGAATGTTGTGTACTTGTGTTAATAAGAGTGAatgatttttattagtattagtaaAACTGAATGATTTGTATTGGTGTTAATAAGAGTGAATGATCTGGTTTTAGGTTGAATATCTGCTCATGATAATTGTCATACGGAAATGGACTGAATTTGTTTGTTCACCATCATGatatttttaaatcttcattgatttattcatatatgttattttatatatatatatatatatatatattattttatatatatatatatatatatatatatatatatatatatatatatatatatatatatatatatatatatatatatatatatatatatatatatatatatatatatatatatcgtgcgtGTTAGTGAATGcatgtatatctatttttatactcTCTAACGTAGTATTGCCTGGAGCCTGATCCTTCCTTCATTACCAGAACTCTTCTCGCGAGGAGTTTGCAATGCCAGAACTCCTTTAATTAACCAATTAATCTCGGATAATCACTCGATCTTCATAATTAAAACGGCTGCCGTTACATGCACCGCCTCAGCGTCGGGTACTCGAGAAACTCACTCACGCCCTCGAGCTCCGGGCTTCGAGGATCGCCTGAAATACTCGAGATGTCGGGCCTCGAGGATCTGCGCCCTAATTACTTCGAAGGCTGCACACTTCCTTAATGAGCCAACTTCGGGGAAATCGCAGCAGGTTCTCCGGCGAAGTGTTTGCGGAAGGTGATTCGTTAACGCTGTAGCTCTGCGAACGATGGAAACTTCCCCAATTGGTTTTTTATGAAGAGTGAAAGTAGATTCCGTAATCCGTCAAGGGAGAGGGAgggttgttgttgtcgttgttttttCCGTTGTTGTTCTTACGGGAAGGTAGAATGGTTGTTTCGAAGTTGTTCTTGGTAAGCTTGTTCTGGGAAGAGGTTATTCAGGGCAACTCCTTCcgtaacagctttttttttatgaagagtgaAAGTAGATTTCGTAATCCGtcaagggagggggagggttgtttcgttgttgtttttttccGCCGTTGTTCTTACGATAAGGAAGAATGGTTCTTTTTGAAGCTGTTCTGCGCAAGCTTTGGTTACTCTAAATATTAGATCCAAAAGCTTAAACGTTAGAACGGCTAGGCTAGTGTAtcgaatttataaaaaaaataactgaaaactttgAAAAGATCAAGATCATGTAAAGTATTAAGTCTTGCTAAAATCAAAGCCTAATACATGGAGAAGTACAATAAAGTTCAAGCTCTGAAATTTTgtcctggataaaaaaaaaaaattataaaaatcctaatattttgttattatcaaaGACCAATTTTACGGGGCAAAGAAGCCCTAGTGTTCCAAGAAAGGGCATCATTAGATTTTGCTTCAAAAGCGCCATTGACATGGCCAAAGCTTCGTAATTATTttagccttttagttttctgaacagaaaactgttgtgccggctttgtctgtccgtccgcactttttactgtccgcactttttctgtccgcacttttttctgttctcactttttctaccagcccttagatcttaaaggctatagaggctagaggactgcaaattggtatattgatcatccaccctccaatcatcacacataccaaattgcagacctgtagcctgagtagtttttattttattcaaggttaaagttagccataatcgtgctcctggcagcgatatagaccaggccaccacggggccgtgggccgcggctcatacagcattatacctagaccatcaaaagatatatctattttcggtggccttgattatacgccgcataatttacttttttttatggtgtCGTTTGATTTATGAACCTATGCCGTTCTTAAGCTAGGGTGAAAAGGCATTGCATTGAAACTTTGC
This genomic interval from Macrobrachium rosenbergii isolate ZJJX-2024 chromosome 56, ASM4041242v1, whole genome shotgun sequence contains the following:
- the LOC136836642 gene encoding KRAB-A domain-containing protein 2-like; translation: MQCCQMFISFCIECQEKKKRRVHKGLVVKPVRSETIFSRCQIDLINFQTLPDGEFKYILTFINHFSKFCVLRPLTSKRAEEVANTLLPIFLTFGAPLILHSDNGREFVNAVISELSMLWPELKLVTGRPRHPQSQGAVERLNGVIQDKLKIWMHKNKSSRWSVGVHFVQWQINISEHETIKTSSFKVMFGIEPKVGLASTVIPPNMLGNIRTEEYLDTILQNEAEEEQEGEEEQEGEEEQEGEEERDGEEAPQFAEARQLAAAGQEKTALRMKRRAKHLLSALQVGDNATLKVPGCGTAERRGPAPGRLQRRTLNHPVHGS